The Dunckerocampus dactyliophorus isolate RoL2022-P2 chromosome 1, RoL_Ddac_1.1, whole genome shotgun sequence genome has a segment encoding these proteins:
- the LOC129184430 gene encoding retinol dehydrogenase 7-like produces MFLYILGLVVFYYLYCWVRELPRVSDKSSKYVYITGCDTGFGNLLARHLDKLGFRVIASCYTEKGEEELRKSCSSNMTTTHLDVRSAEGVAKVAAMIKDKVGQRGLWAVVNNAGVSVPSAPCDWLTIDDYKFMLDVNLNGVIAVTLSVLPLIKQARGRVVNVASVFGRISATGGPYTISKYGVEAFNDSLRLNMAPFGVKVLCIEPGFFKTNVTDTAILSKNVKSLWDKMPQEVRDDYGPDYLQKALDLISDTVAKISDGDLMKVVSCMEHAISAVRPRTRYSPGWDAKLFWLPLSYMPTFISDYILTKQAIPIHRSTQ; encoded by the exons ATGTTTCTGTACATCCTGGGGCTCGTGGTGTTCTACTACCTGTACTGTTGGGTCAGGGAGCTACCCAGGGTCTCTGACAAAAGCAGCAAATATGTGTACATCACTGGCTGCGATACAGGCTTCGGAAACCTCCTTGCCCGCCATCTGGACAAGCTGGGTTTCCGAGTGATCGCCTCCTGCTACACAGAGAAGGGAGAAGAGGAGCTGAGGAAGTCGTGCTCCAGCAACATGACCACAACGCACCTGGATGTTCGCTCTGCTGAAGGTGTCGCCAAagttgcagccatgatcaaggACAAAGTAGGGCAGCGTG GCCTGTGGGCCGTGGTGAACAATGCCGGCGTGTCCGTCCCCTCCGCCCCATGTGACTGGCTGACCATCGACGACTACAAGTTCATGCTGGATGTGAACCTCAACGGGGTGATCGCTGTGACTCTGAGTGTCCTGCCGCTCATCAAGCAGGCCAGGGGCAGGGTGGTGAACGTCGCCAGCGTGTTTGGTAGGATCAGCGCCACCGGAGGCCCGTACACCATTTCCAAGTACGGCGTGGAGGCCTTCAACGACAGCCTCAG GTTGAACATGGCGCCCTTTGGTGTCAAGGTCCTGTGCATTGAACCAGGTTTCTTCAAGACCAACGTGACCGATACTGCCATCTTGAGCAAGAATGTGAAGTCACTGTGGGACAAGATGCCCCAGGAGGTCAGAGACGACTACGGACCGGATTACCTTCAGAAAG CATTAGATCTCATATCAGACACGGTTGCCAAGATATCAGATGGAGACCTGATGAAGGTGGTCAGCTGTATGGAGCACGCCATATCGGCCGTCCGACCCCGGACTCGCTACTCCCCAGGATGGGACGCAAAGTTGTTTTGGCTGCCGCTGTCCTATATGCCAACCTTCATCTCCGACTATATCCTGACAAAACAAGCCATCCCTATTCACAGGTCAACACAATAA
- the atp5f1b gene encoding ATP synthase subunit beta, mitochondrial: protein MLGAVGRCCTGALQALKPGVQPLKALVGSPAVLSRRDYVAPAAAASVANGRIVAVIGAVVDVQFDEGLPPILNALEVTSRESRLVLEVAQHLGENTVRTIAMDGTEGLVRGQKVLDTGAPIRIPVGPETLGRIMNVIGEPIDERGPITTKQTAPIHAEAPEFTDMSVEQEILVTGIKVVDLLAPYAKGGKIGLFGGAGVGKTVLIMELINNVAKAHGGYSVFAGVGERTREGNDLYHEMIESGVINLKDTTSKVALVYGQMNEPPGARARVALTGLTVAEYFRDQEGQDVLLFIDNIFRFTQAGSEVSALLGRIPSAVGYQPTLATDMGTMQERITTTKKGSITSVQAIYVPADDLTDPAPATTFAHLDATTVLSRAIAELGIYPAVDPLDSTSRIMDPNIVGAEHYDVARGVQKILQDYKSLQDIIAILGMDELSEEDKLTVARARKIQRFLSQPFQVAEVFTGHMGKLVPLKETIKGFKSILGGEYDALPEQAFYMVGPIEEVVQKAEKLAEEHS from the exons GCAGAGACTATGTTGCGCCTGCTGCTGCCGCCAGCGTTGCCAATGGACGCATTGTAGCAGTCATCGGCGCTGTCGTGGACGTCCAGTTCGATGAGGGCCTTCCACCTATTCTCAACGCCCTGGAGGTCACCAGCAGAGAGTCTAGGCTTGTCTTGGAGGTGGCACAGCATCTTG GGGAGAACACTGTGCGTACAATCGCTATGGATGGTACTGAAGGTCTAGTCCGTGGACAAAAAGTTCTGGACACCGGAGCCCCCATTAGAATCCCAGTAGGTCCCGAGACCCTGGGGAGGATTATGAATGTTATTGGTGAGCCTATTGATGAGAGGGGCCCCATTACTACAAAGCA GACTGCCCCCATCCATGCTGAGGCTCCCGAATTCACCGACATGAGTGTGGAGCAGGAGATTCTTGTTACTGGCATTAAGGTGGTTGACTTGCTTGCCCCCTATGCCAAGGGAGGAAAAATCG GGCTGTTTGGTGGTGCTGGTGTGGGGAAGACTGTGCTGATCATGGAGCTGATCAACAATGTGGCCAAGGCCCATGGTGGTTACTCCGTGTTCGCCGGCGTGGGTGAGCGTACCCGCGAGGGAAACGACTTGTACCATGAGATGATCGAGTCTGGAGTCATCAACCTGAAGGACACCACCTCCAAG GTGGCGCTGGTGTACGGACAGATGAACGAGCCCCCTGGTGCTCGTGCCAGAGTGGCTCTGACCGGGCTGACTGTGGCAGAGTACTTCCGTGACCAGGAGGGTCAGGATGTGCTGCTCTTCATCGACAACATCTTCCGCTTCACACAGGCCGGCTCAGAG GTGTCTGCCCTGCTGGGTCGTATCCCCTCTGCTGTGGGTTACCAGCCCACTCTGGCCACAGACATGGGTACCATGCAGGAGAGGATCACTACCACCAAGAAGGGTTCCATCACATCAGTGCAG GCCATCTATGTGCCTGCTGACGACTTGACTGACCCCGCCCCCGCCACTACCTTTGCTCACTTGGACGCGACCACGGTGTTGTCCCGTGCCATCGCTGAGCTGGGCATCTACCCTGCTGTCGACCCTCTGGACTCTACCTCTCGTATCATGGATCCCAACATTGTTGGAGCTGAGCACTACGATGTTGCCCGTGGCGTGCAGAAAATCCTTCAG GACTACAAATCCCTTCAGGATATCATTGCCATCCTGGGTATGGATGAGTTGTCTGAGGAAGACAAGCTGACAGTGGCCCGAGCACGTAAGATCCAGCGGTTCCTGTCCCAGCCCTTCCAGGTGGCTGAAGTCTTCACAGGCCACATGGGCAAGCTGGTGCCCTTGAAGGAGACCATTAAGGGCTTTAAGAGCATTCTTGGAG GAGAGTATGATGCCCTTCCCGAGCAGGCGTTCTACATGGTGGGCCCCATCGAGGAAGTGGTCCAGAAGGCTGAGAAGCTGGCCGAGGAACACTCCTAA